In a single window of the Vespa crabro chromosome 18, iyVesCrab1.2, whole genome shotgun sequence genome:
- the LOC124430517 gene encoding ras-related protein Ral-a isoform X1, whose product MSKKPGVTQAMHKVIMVGSGGVGKSALTLQFMYDEFVEDYEPTKADSYRKKVVLDGEEVQIDILDTAGQEDYAAIRDNYFRSGEGFLCVFSITEDDSFQATQEFREQILRVKNDENIPFLLVGNKSDLQEKRKVSLAEAQSRSQQWGVPYVETSAKTKENVDKVFFDLMREIRSRKIEDKSASNGREKDRAKRKKKKCIIL is encoded by the exons ATGTCAAAAAAGCCTGGAGTTACTCAAGCCATGCATAAAGTTATTATGGTTGGAAGTGGAGGTGTTGGAAAATCTGCTCTAACTTTACAATTTATGTATGATGAG tTTGTTGAAGATTATGAACCAACAAAGGCAGATTCCTATAGGAAAAAAGTTGTATTAGATGGAGAGGAAGTACAAATAGATATCTTAGATACAGCAGGACAAGAAGATTATGCGGCGATTcgagataattattttcgcaGTGGAGAAGGATTTCTTTGTGTATTTTCTATAACAGAAGATGACAGTTTTCAAGCAACACAAGAATTTAG AGAACAGATTCTCAGAGTAAAAAATGACGAGAACATTCCATTTTTATTAGTGGGAAATAAAAGTGACCtacaagagaaaaggaaagtcaGTTTGGCAGAAGCACAATCCCGGTCACAGCAATGGGGTGTACCTTATGTAGAAACAAGtgcaaaaacaaaggaaaatgtTGATAAG GTATTTTTCGACTTGATGCGTGAAATAAGGTCACGCAAGATTGAAGACAAGTCAGCAAGTAATGGCCGTGAAAAGGATCGTGCCAagcggaagaaaaagaagtgcaTTATTCTATAG
- the LOC124430441 gene encoding serine palmitoyltransferase 2 codes for MTSMATSRKTRSYIPTDIDSIVRMTWDENKDSDQMKNSLTSYDDTLINGKSNGYTVMRSNGHARFSKNQRRTDIKEQSRLKESFEKVPFITAALTHLGFYILMILGFINQLFFIPKVAQEQNRQGYAPLYENFEKFYLLYVYRRVRDCWNRPICSVPGAMVTLKDRVTHDYGWTFQFTGSERSCINLGSYNYLGFAESSGACAEQSIMVLQKLGCTSCSTRLELGNAPIHEELEKLTASFLGVEDAIVFGMGFATNSLNLPSLVSKGCLVLSDEKNHASLILGLRLSGATIRVFHHNNVKHLEDHLKKAIVYGQPGNGEPWKKIIIVVEGIYSMEGSIVHLPEILELKKKYKAYLYVDEAHSIGAIGNHGRGVCDYYNIDPREVDILMGTFTKSFGSAGGYIAGTKTLINYLRVHGHAHTYAIAMSPPVAQQIIASMRIISGEDGTDAGKKRIKQLARNVRYFRRRLNQIGVIIYGNEDSPVAPMLVYLFSKIWTVVRSFTKYNIATVGVGFPATPLMAGRIRFCLSASHTKEQLDHVLLHVEKLADKLGLRYSRKPRDPNPIEYYSDSETE; via the exons ATGACGAGCATGGCAACATCAAGAAAGACCAGATCTTATATACCCACGGACATTGATTCAATTGTAAGAATGACGTGGGATGAGAATAAGGATAGTGATCAGATGAAGAACAGTTTAACCTCGTACGATGACACGTTGATAAACGGCAAAAGCAACGGTTATACCGTAATGCGGAGCAACGGACACGCACGA TTTTCCAAGAATCAAAGAAGAACTGATATAAAGGAACAATCAAGATTGAAAGAATCGTTTGAGAAAGTTCCATTTATAACCGCAGCACTCACACACCTTGGTTTTTACATTCTTATGATTTTAGGTTtcataaatcaattattctttataccAAAAGTGGCTCAAGAACAAAATCGACAG GGTTATGCGCCactttatgaaaattttgaaaagtttTATCTCTTATATGTCTACAGAAGAGTAAGAGATTGTTGGAATAGACCAATATGTTCTGTTCCAGGTGCGATGGTTACATTAAAAGATCGTGTCACTCATGATTATGGATGGACATTCCA GTTTACTGGATCTGAAAGATCTTGTATAAATTTAGGATCTTACAATTATCTAGGCTTTGCAGAATCAAGCGGAGCATGTGCGGAACAATCTATCATGGTTCTCCAAAAGTTAGGTTGTACCAGTTGTAGTACTCGACTTGAATtag gAAATGCACCTATCCATGAAGAACTAGAAAAATTAACAGCTTCATTTTTGGGAGTTGAAGATGCTATAGTATTTGGGATGGGTTTTGCAACGAATTCATTAAATTTGCCATCCCTTGTCAGCAAAGGCTGTTTGGTACTTAGTGATGAGAAAAATCATGCGTCACTCATTCTTGGATTACGATTGTCAGGAGCAACAATACGTGTTTTTCACCATAACA ATGTAAAGCATTTGGaggatcatttaaaaaaagcaATAGTTTATGGTCAACCTGGAAATGGTGAACcatggaagaaaataattatagtagttgAGGGTATTTATTCGATGGAAGGATCAATAGTCCACCTTCCTGAAATATTGGAActgaaaaaaaagtacaaa GCCTATCTTTACGTGGACGAGGCTCATAGTATAGGGGCAATAGGAAATCATGGACGAGGAGtttgtgattattataatatagatcCACGGGAAGTCGACATACTTATGGGAACATTTACGAAAAGTTTTGGATCTGCTGGCGGATATATAGCTGGAACAAag actttaataaattatttacggGTACATGGTCATGCTCATACTTATGCAATTGCAATGTCACCTCCCGTCGCCCAACAAATTATCGCATCTATGAGAATCATCTCGGGCGAGGATGGTACTGATGCTGGAAAGAAACGTATCAAACAATTGGCAAGAAATGTCAGATACTTTAGACGTAGACTAAATCAAATTGGAGTTATCATTTATGGAAATGAAGATTCGCCGGTAGCGCCGATGctagtatatttattttctaaaatttg GACGGTAGTACGTagttttacaaaatataatatagcaACAGTCGGTGTTGGATTTCCTGCAACACCTCTAATGGCAGGAAGAATACGTTTTTGCCTTTCTGCTTCGCACACGAAGGAACAATTAGATCAT GTATTATTACACGTTGAAAAACTAGCTGATAAATTAGGACTCAGGTATTCGCGCAAACCCCGTGATCCAAATCCTATAGAATATTATTCCGATAGTGAAACGGAATGA
- the LOC124430518 gene encoding gem-associated protein 6-like, which produces MVDMCSTEEDSNKFSHSIYKNNPLLFKSYVGKEAKVTTDNGSIHTGIVYTVDPVSESIVLLQIKEDDHQNLQIVFGHAIKNIELTTQTETPLPELFQVSINQLSLADIIKRKNIVKQYLLENRFPVTDTNDILYIEDSVSIKPPYDAEHCISTNTIILNRIQNILRSIKE; this is translated from the exons ATGGTTGATATGTGTTCCACAGAAGAAGATTCAAACAAATTTTCtcatagtatatataaaaataatccttTACTTTTCAAGAGTTATGTAGGAAAAGAAGCCAAAGTTACTACAGACAATGGAAGTATACATACTGGTATTGTGTATACAGTAGATCCAGTTTCAGAAAG caTAGTACTTTTACAAATTAAAGAAGATGATCATCAAAATTTACAAATAGTATTTGGAcatgcaataaaaaatattgaattaactACACAAACAGAAACACCTTTACCAGAGTTATTCCAAGTGTCAATCAATCAACTTTCTTTAgcagatattataaaaagaaaaaatattgtgaaacaatatttattagaaaatagatTTCCAGTTACAGATaccaatgatattttatatattgaagaCAGTGTTTCTATAAAACCACCATATGATGCAGAACATTGTATATCTactaatacaattatattaaatagaatacaaaatattcttcgtagtattaaagaataa
- the LOC124430517 gene encoding ras-related protein Ral-a isoform X2 — MSKKPGVTQAMHKVIMVGSGGVGKSALTLQFMYDEFVEDYEPTKADSYRKKVVLDGEEVQIDILDTAGQEDYAAIRDNYFRSGEGFLCVFSITEDDSFQATQEFREQILRVKNDENIPFLLVGNKSDLQEKRKVSLAEAQSRSQQWGVPYVETSAKTKENVDKVFFDLMRAIAARKAQENQVDGDERKKKTKCCILL, encoded by the exons ATGTCAAAAAAGCCTGGAGTTACTCAAGCCATGCATAAAGTTATTATGGTTGGAAGTGGAGGTGTTGGAAAATCTGCTCTAACTTTACAATTTATGTATGATGAG tTTGTTGAAGATTATGAACCAACAAAGGCAGATTCCTATAGGAAAAAAGTTGTATTAGATGGAGAGGAAGTACAAATAGATATCTTAGATACAGCAGGACAAGAAGATTATGCGGCGATTcgagataattattttcgcaGTGGAGAAGGATTTCTTTGTGTATTTTCTATAACAGAAGATGACAGTTTTCAAGCAACACAAGAATTTAG AGAACAGATTCTCAGAGTAAAAAATGACGAGAACATTCCATTTTTATTAGTGGGAAATAAAAGTGACCtacaagagaaaaggaaagtcaGTTTGGCAGAAGCACAATCCCGGTCACAGCAATGGGGTGTACCTTATGTAGAAACAAGtgcaaaaacaaaggaaaatgtTGATAAG gtattttttgatttaatgCGGGCAATAGCTGCTCGTAAAGCGCAAGAAAATCAAGTGGATGGGGATGAAcgtaagaaaaagacaaagtgCTGCATCTTGCTctaa
- the LOC124430517 gene encoding ras-related protein Ral-a isoform X3 has protein sequence MSKKPGVTQAMHKVIMVGSGGVGKSALTLQFMYDEFVEDYEPTKADSYRKKVVLDGEEVQIDILDTAGQEDYAAIRDNYFRSGEGFLCVFSITEDDSFQATQEFREQILRVKNDENIPFLLVGNKSDLQEKRKVSLAEAQSRSQQWGVPYVETSAKTKENVDKYATNADKKCRIIIES, from the exons ATGTCAAAAAAGCCTGGAGTTACTCAAGCCATGCATAAAGTTATTATGGTTGGAAGTGGAGGTGTTGGAAAATCTGCTCTAACTTTACAATTTATGTATGATGAG tTTGTTGAAGATTATGAACCAACAAAGGCAGATTCCTATAGGAAAAAAGTTGTATTAGATGGAGAGGAAGTACAAATAGATATCTTAGATACAGCAGGACAAGAAGATTATGCGGCGATTcgagataattattttcgcaGTGGAGAAGGATTTCTTTGTGTATTTTCTATAACAGAAGATGACAGTTTTCAAGCAACACAAGAATTTAG AGAACAGATTCTCAGAGTAAAAAATGACGAGAACATTCCATTTTTATTAGTGGGAAATAAAAGTGACCtacaagagaaaaggaaagtcaGTTTGGCAGAAGCACAATCCCGGTCACAGCAATGGGGTGTACCTTATGTAGAAACAAGtgcaaaaacaaaggaaaatgtTGATAAG TATGCAACAAATGCTGACAAAAAATGcagaattataatagaatcTTAA
- the LOC124430515 gene encoding protein O-mannosyl-transferase Tmtc3-like yields MGVPARGALAAIIAFTAFAVYLNSLGCGFVFDDISAIKDNRDLRPHTPLKNVFYNDFWGTPMHKEQSHKSYRPLCVLTFRWNYLIHQLDPMGYHLLNVILHVGVCLLYFRICLMFLSDLASLVSSLLFAVHPIHTEAVTGVVGRAETLSSLFYLAALITYTKCCKSKKSTGWKSLILSMFFVFTAMLCKEQGITATAVCVLYEIFVVQKVKASDICLAIKSAFDGKKISPTWSSEGTKRLTALTAVTFSLLILRLHVMGSKLPVFTRFDNPASVATTPTRQLTYNYLAAVNLRLLFLPSDLCCDWTMGTIPLVESFTDIRNLATIATHGTILGLLATATLTRNRQTSVILIMSLAMMILPFLPASNLFFPVGFVIAERVLYAPSMGFCMLVGYGWSILSMRKFKKLTLFLLITLLGAHSTKTFMRNYDWLDEYSIFMSGLKVNDRNAKLFNNVGHALESQGRFKEALNFFNMAVQVQGDDIGAHINVGRTYNHLKMFKEAEDAYLKAKSLLPKAKPGESYQARIAPNHLNVFVNLANLIAKNATRLEEADLLYRQAISMRADYTQAYINRGDVLIKLNRTKEAQEVYERALFYDSNNPDIYYNLGVVFLEQGKASQALAYLDKALEFDPEHEQALLNSAILLQELGRAELRKVARERLLKLLRKDSNNERVHFNLGMLAMDDHDSGSAERWFRNAVALKEDFRSALFNLALLLADEQRPLEAAPFLNQLVRFHPDHVKGLILLGDIYINNIKDLDAAENCYRRILQLDPTNIQGLHNLCVVMVERGKLGLAAQCLERAARLAPHQDYVHRHLAIVKARISRLPREQRDTEIFDDSFWTSNDNDRSYNNDLSNNQFLGKTDTIFANHAIVHNHIGNKQSNTDPLKNHIVNLEDPAKSVQVLNGISEKARNKDSKQQKVVESTNIIEPTTSEVFNKIISRDVTELDIAQKLELMNANQFNLSAPLLSGTKHTGTLQQTEDSTLS; encoded by the exons ATGGGAGTGCCTGCGCGGGGAGCACTTGCGGCAATCATAGCCTTTACCGCGTTTGCCGTTTATTTAAATAGCCTCGGTTGCGGATTCGTCTTTGACGATATTTCAGCGATTAAGGATAATCGGGATTTAAGGCCGCATACACCCCTGAAGAATGTCTTTTACAACGACTTCTGGGGTACCCCCATGCACAAG gAACAATCACACAAGTCATACAGACCACTTTGTGTTCTCACATTCCGGTGGAATTACCTGATTCACCAGCTTGATCCTATGGGATATCATTTGCTTAATGTCATTCTACATGTTGGAGTGTGTCTATTATACTTCAG aATCTGTTTGATGTTTTTATCAGACTTGGCAAGTCTTGTATCTTCCTTGCTGTTTGCTGTACATCCAATACATACAGAAGCA gtTACAGGAGTGGTTGGAAGAGCTGAAACTCTTTCCTCACTATTTTACCTGGCAGCTTTAATCACATATACTAAGTGttgcaaaagtaaaaaatctacag GATggaaatcattgatattatctatGTTTTTTGTATTTACCGCTATGTTATGTAAAGAACAAGGAATAACAGCCACAGCTGTGTGTGtcttatatgaaatttttgttgtacaaaag GTTAAAGCATCAGATATTTGTTTAGCAATAAAATCTGCATTTGATGGTAAAAAGATATCTCCTACATGGTCCAGCGAAGGTACAAAGCGTTTAACAGCTCTCACTGCTGTTACATTTAGCTTATTGATTTTACGATTACATGTAATGGGTTCAAAATTACCTGTATTTACTAG atttgACAATCCTGCATCAGTTGCTACAACACCAACAAGGCAACTGACATACAATTATCTCGCAGCAGTTAATTTaagattactttttcttccaaGCGATCTATGTTGTGATTGGACAATGGGAACGATACCATTGGTAGAAAGCTTTACAGATATTCGTAATCTCGCAACTATAGCCACACATGGTACTATCTTAGGATTATTGGCAACAGCCACTTTAACGCGAAATAGACAAACGtctgttattcttataatg agTTTAGCAATGATGATTCTACCATTTCTACCTGCATCAAATCTTTTCTTCCCTGTTGGATTTGTCATTGCTGAAAGAGTTTTGTATGCTCCTTCTATGGGTTTTTGTATGCTCGTAGGATACGGATGGAGTATTTTATCTATGAGaaa gTTTAAAAAACTGACattgtttctattaataaCACTTTTGGGCGCCCATTCAACAAAAACATTTATGAGGAATTACGATTGGTTGGACGAATATTCTATATTCATGTCCGGCTTAAAAGTAAACGATCGGAATGCTAAGCTATTTAATAATGTGGGTCATGCACTGGAAAGTCAAGGTCGATTTAAAGAAGcccttaatttctttaatatggCTGTACAAGTTCAAGGTGACGATATCGGTGCTCATATTAATGTCGGTCGGACGTATAATCATCTTAAAATGTTTAAGGAAGCAGAAGATGCATACTTGAAg GcaaaatctttattaccgaAGGCAAAGCCAGGAGAATCTTATCAAGCACGTATAGCACCTAATCATTTAAATGTCTTTGTCAATTTGGCTAATTTAATAGCCAAAAATGCTACGAGATTAGAAGAGGCCGATTTATTGTACCGGCAAGCTATAAGTATGCGTGCTGATTATACGCAAGCCTATATTAATCGTGGCgatgttttaattaaacttaatcGTACAAAAGAAGCTCAGGAGGTTTATGAACGAGCATTATTTTACGACAGTAATAATccagatatttattataac CTTGGAGTTGTGTTCTTGGAACAAGGAAAAGCGTCTCAAGCCTTAGCTTATCTCGACAAAGCTCTCGAATTTGATCCAGAACACGAGCAAGCATTATTAAATTCAGCTATATTACTTCAAGAATTAGGACGTGCAGAATTACGTAAAGTAGCACGAGAAAGACTTTTGAAACTACTGAGGAAA GATTCCAACAATGAACGTGTCCACTTTAATCTTGGAATGTTAGCCATGGATGATCATGACAGCGGCAGCGCCGAGCGTTGGTTTCGAAATGCTGTAGCCTTGAAAGAAGATTTCCGATCAGCTCTTTTCAATTTGGCTTTATTATTAGCAGACGAGCAACGTCCACTCGAAGCAGCACCCTTCTTGAACCAATTAGTTAGATTTCATCCGGATCATGTTAAAGGCCTAATTCTTTTAggagatatttatataaataacatcaaGGACTTGGACGCTGCAGAGAAT tgTTATCGCAGAATATTACAATTGGATCCAACGAATATACAAGGATTGCATAATTTATGTGTAGTTATGGTAGAACGTGGTAAATTGGGATTAGCAGCACAATGTTTGGAACGTGCGGCGAGATTGGCTCCCCATCAGGATTATGTACACAGACATCTTGCTATAGTAAAAGCTCGTATTAGTCGATTGCCACGTGAGCAACGGGACACTGAAATATTCGATGATTCATTCTGGACTAGTAATGACAATGACAGAAGTTACAATAATGATTTATCAAATAACCAGTTTTTAGGGAAAACAGATACTATTTTTGCCAATCATGCAATAGTTCATAATCACATAGGAAATAAACAAAGCAATACTGATCCTTTGAAAAATCATATTGTAAATCTAGAAGATCCGGCTAAATCTGTCCAGGTATTGAATGGTATTTCTGAAAAAGCAAGGAATAAAGACAGTAAGCAGCAAAAGGTAGTAGAATCAACTAATATTATAGAACCTACTACAAGCGAAGTGTTCAATAAGATCATAAGCAGAGATGTCACGGAATTGGATATTGCTCAAAAACTTGAATTAATGAATGCTAATCAATTCAATCTGAGTGCACCATTGCTCTCTGGCACCAAGCATACAGGTACTTTACAACAGACGGAAGACAGTACGCTGTCATAG
- the LOC124430516 gene encoding stromal interaction molecule homolog isoform X1 — translation MRGVVDADVIVLISVQLLYWCCDIISASGGALDPNTHIQTGASSSSHSKTPTFTASLADGLAQVVLHEPTTETCNDDITCLRMATQDRLGLEAIKLLHSQLDDDANGNIDLSESDDFLREELQYEAGYERRQRAFHHNDDMHISVRELWEAWLRSEVHNWTIEQTSEWLTTNVELPQYVPTFIQHRVTGATLPRLAVNNMHYLSNILGVKDPIHKQKIALKAMDVVLFGPPKDTGHGIKDLILITLLFGALIGCWYVYQQKKSSQKHLHRMMKDMESLHKAELALEDLQKELERARMEQESATTEKKNLEKRLQDGSLGLHTSYSDVEVSQLKAEIEMLKVELQRAEGELEDRCWSPPAGLQHWLQLTHEIENKAYTKKKISAEKQLQQAREACEKLRKKRSSLVGAFVSTHGKSIDEVDKSIVEARTALNEVTVELQERVHRWKQIELLCGFNIINNNGLNYLETVLYRGASNGRGFGLRGRLSSQDDLDDETSSIYTSSSPGAAGILENINWKESSIPPDSSSGETGKDTPPEVVHFTLGDGNEESTMVPSIKEKTGMIRSYSQETNMAIVDDKTNSSFLSKTSYSENSLDTSEKSGYRGVIAKRPFKELPTVMSMDDETLSTDSNSTADNEELKRRRRKLHFPAFRKNKTKIT, via the exons ATGCGAGGGGTCGTGGACGCTGATGTTATTGTACTGATTAGTGTTCAATTATTGTATTGGTGTTGTGATATTATATCGGCAAGTGGCGGAGCTTTAGATCCAAATACGCACATTCAAACCGGGGCTTCCAGTAGCTCCCACTCAAAAACGCCAACTTTTACAGCATCTCTTGCCGATGGTTTGGCACAAGTCGTTCTTCACGAGCCGA CTACTGAAACTTGCAACGATGATATAACTTGTTTAAGAATGGCTACTCAAGATCGACTGGGTTTAGAAGCAATTAAATTATTGCATAGTCAGTTAGACGACGATGCTAATGGAAATATAGATCTATCAGAATCAGACGAT TTTTTAAGAGAAGAATTACAATATGAAGCTGGTTATGAGAGAAGACAAAGAGCTTTTCATCATAATGATGATATGCATATTAGTGTACGTGAACTTTGGGAGGCTTGGCTAAGATCGGAG GTTCATAATTGGACTATAGAACAAACATCAGAATGGTTGACTACAAATGTTGAGCTTCCTCAGTATGTACCTACATTTATACAACATCGTGTGACTGGTGCTACATTGCCAAG ATTGGCTGTCAACAATATGCACTACCTTAGTAATATTTTGGGAGTTAAAGATCCCATACACAAGCAAAAAATTGCTTTGAAAGCAATGGATGTTGTACTTTTTGGTCCTCCAAAAG ATACTGGACATGGCattaaagatttaatattgATCACGTTATTATTTGGAGCACTTATTGGGTGCTGGTACGtatatcaacaaaaaaaaagttcacaGAAGCACTTGCATAGAATGATGAAAGATATGGAAAGTTTACATAAAGCGGAACTTGCATTGGAAGATTTACAG aaagaattagaaagagCAAGAATGGAACAGGAGTCTGCGACcactgaaaaaaagaatttagaaaAACGTTTACAAGATGGCAGTTTAGGATTACATACTTCATATTCTGATGTTGAAGTCTCACAGTTAAAAGCAGAAATTGAA ATGTTAAAAGTAGAATTACAAAGAGCAGAAGGTGAACTAGAAGATAGATGTTGGTCGCCACCTGCTGGCCTTCAACATTGGTTGCAATTGACTcatgaaattgaaaataaagcatatacaaagaaaaagatttcagCCGAAAAACAATTGCAACAAGCACGAGAAGCG TGcgaaaaattacgaaaaaaacgaTCGAGTTTAGTTGGAGCATTTGTTTCTACTCATGGAAAGTCTATTGACGAGGTCGATAAAAGTATAGTCGAAGCAAGAACAGCATTAAACGAAGTTACAGTTGAATTGCAAGAACGTGTGCATCGTTGGAAACAAATTGAACTTTTATGTGGTTTcaacataattaataacaatggttTGAACTATTTAGAAACTGTATTATACAGAGGAGCATCTAATGGTAGAGGTTTTGGATTAAGAG gtcGACTCAGTAGTCAAGATGATTTAGATGACGAGACAAGTTCAATATATACATCATCGTCTCCTGGTGCTGCAG GTATATTGGAGAATATAAATTGGAAGGAATCATCTATACCTCCTGACTCGTCGAGTGGTGAAACAGGTAAGGACACTCCACCCGAAGTTGTTCATTTTACGTTGGGCGACGGCAACGAAGAAAGTACTATGGTACCATCGATTAAAGAGAAGACCGGTATGATTCGATCATATAGCCAAGAAACCAACATGGCCATAGTTGACGATAAAACAAATTCATCATTCCTATCAAAGACTTCATATTCGGAAAACTCATTAGATACGTCTGAGAAATCGGGCTATCGTGGTGTCATAGCGAAAAGGCCATTTAAAGAACTACCCACTGTGATGTCGATGGATGATGAAACATTATCGACAGATTCCAATTCGACTGCTGACAATGAAGAATTAAAACGTCGACGCAGAAAACTTCATTTTCCGGCATTCAGGAAgaataaaactaaaattaCGTGA
- the LOC124430516 gene encoding stromal interaction molecule homolog isoform X2: MATQDRLGLEAIKLLHSQLDDDANGNIDLSESDDFLREELQYEAGYERRQRAFHHNDDMHISVRELWEAWLRSEVHNWTIEQTSEWLTTNVELPQYVPTFIQHRVTGATLPRLAVNNMHYLSNILGVKDPIHKQKIALKAMDVVLFGPPKDTGHGIKDLILITLLFGALIGCWYVYQQKKSSQKHLHRMMKDMESLHKAELALEDLQKELERARMEQESATTEKKNLEKRLQDGSLGLHTSYSDVEVSQLKAEIEMLKVELQRAEGELEDRCWSPPAGLQHWLQLTHEIENKAYTKKKISAEKQLQQAREACEKLRKKRSSLVGAFVSTHGKSIDEVDKSIVEARTALNEVTVELQERVHRWKQIELLCGFNIINNNGLNYLETVLYRGASNGRGFGLRGRLSSQDDLDDETSSIYTSSSPGAAGILENINWKESSIPPDSSSGETGKDTPPEVVHFTLGDGNEESTMVPSIKEKTGMIRSYSQETNMAIVDDKTNSSFLSKTSYSENSLDTSEKSGYRGVIAKRPFKELPTVMSMDDETLSTDSNSTADNEELKRRRRKLHFPAFRKNKTKIT; this comes from the exons ATGGCTACTCAAGATCGACTGGGTTTAGAAGCAATTAAATTATTGCATAGTCAGTTAGACGACGATGCTAATGGAAATATAGATCTATCAGAATCAGACGAT TTTTTAAGAGAAGAATTACAATATGAAGCTGGTTATGAGAGAAGACAAAGAGCTTTTCATCATAATGATGATATGCATATTAGTGTACGTGAACTTTGGGAGGCTTGGCTAAGATCGGAG GTTCATAATTGGACTATAGAACAAACATCAGAATGGTTGACTACAAATGTTGAGCTTCCTCAGTATGTACCTACATTTATACAACATCGTGTGACTGGTGCTACATTGCCAAG ATTGGCTGTCAACAATATGCACTACCTTAGTAATATTTTGGGAGTTAAAGATCCCATACACAAGCAAAAAATTGCTTTGAAAGCAATGGATGTTGTACTTTTTGGTCCTCCAAAAG ATACTGGACATGGCattaaagatttaatattgATCACGTTATTATTTGGAGCACTTATTGGGTGCTGGTACGtatatcaacaaaaaaaaagttcacaGAAGCACTTGCATAGAATGATGAAAGATATGGAAAGTTTACATAAAGCGGAACTTGCATTGGAAGATTTACAG aaagaattagaaagagCAAGAATGGAACAGGAGTCTGCGACcactgaaaaaaagaatttagaaaAACGTTTACAAGATGGCAGTTTAGGATTACATACTTCATATTCTGATGTTGAAGTCTCACAGTTAAAAGCAGAAATTGAA ATGTTAAAAGTAGAATTACAAAGAGCAGAAGGTGAACTAGAAGATAGATGTTGGTCGCCACCTGCTGGCCTTCAACATTGGTTGCAATTGACTcatgaaattgaaaataaagcatatacaaagaaaaagatttcagCCGAAAAACAATTGCAACAAGCACGAGAAGCG TGcgaaaaattacgaaaaaaacgaTCGAGTTTAGTTGGAGCATTTGTTTCTACTCATGGAAAGTCTATTGACGAGGTCGATAAAAGTATAGTCGAAGCAAGAACAGCATTAAACGAAGTTACAGTTGAATTGCAAGAACGTGTGCATCGTTGGAAACAAATTGAACTTTTATGTGGTTTcaacataattaataacaatggttTGAACTATTTAGAAACTGTATTATACAGAGGAGCATCTAATGGTAGAGGTTTTGGATTAAGAG gtcGACTCAGTAGTCAAGATGATTTAGATGACGAGACAAGTTCAATATATACATCATCGTCTCCTGGTGCTGCAG GTATATTGGAGAATATAAATTGGAAGGAATCATCTATACCTCCTGACTCGTCGAGTGGTGAAACAGGTAAGGACACTCCACCCGAAGTTGTTCATTTTACGTTGGGCGACGGCAACGAAGAAAGTACTATGGTACCATCGATTAAAGAGAAGACCGGTATGATTCGATCATATAGCCAAGAAACCAACATGGCCATAGTTGACGATAAAACAAATTCATCATTCCTATCAAAGACTTCATATTCGGAAAACTCATTAGATACGTCTGAGAAATCGGGCTATCGTGGTGTCATAGCGAAAAGGCCATTTAAAGAACTACCCACTGTGATGTCGATGGATGATGAAACATTATCGACAGATTCCAATTCGACTGCTGACAATGAAGAATTAAAACGTCGACGCAGAAAACTTCATTTTCCGGCATTCAGGAAgaataaaactaaaattaCGTGA